The Pseudobacteroides sp. genome includes the window CATTATTGGCATGGTATGTCAGGTTAATGCTGCAATTTGGACATTTCATCGTAAAGCCGCAGCTCCTGCAAATAACAAATGAAGAATGTCCTCTCCTATTCAAAAATAGTATTGTCTGCTGGCCAAGTTCTATGTTCTTTTTAATTTCCTGTGAAAGCCTATTGCTGAACATAGACCTGTTGCCTTCATTTAGCTCGTTTCTCATATCAATTATTTCTACCTTGGGAAGAACTGCATTGTTGGGCCGCTCCAGCATTTTATAAAGGCCTATTTCTCCATTTACAGCCCTAAAATATGTCTCAACAGCGGGTGTAGCTGAACCGTAAAGCAATAATGCATTGCTCATAACACATCTTTGCCTCGCTATATCTCTTGCCTGGTACTTTGGCGTAGTTTCCGATTTGTAGGAACTCTCATGCTCTTCATCGAGTATTATTATACCCAAATTTTTTAGGGGAGCAAAAACCGCTGATCTGGCTCCAACAACCACCCTTTTTTTACCATCCCTAATAAGTCTCCACTGATCATACCTCTGCCCCGCAGAAAGCCTGCTGTGAAGAACTGCTACCTCGTCCCCGAACCTGCTTTTAAACCGCTCAACCATCTGTGGCGTAAGAGAAATCTCAGGAACAAGCACAATTGAACTCATTCCTCTATCAAAGCAAGCTTTAATCAGCTGTAAATAAACCTCCGTCTTTCCGCTTCCTGTGACGCCATGAAGCAACACCTCGTAAAATTCCCTTCTCTGGATTTTGTCTAAAGCATCCTTCAATACTAAAGCCTGCTCCTTAGTGGGCTGGAAGGCCTCTGTCCTTGCATAATATCTTCCTACATAAGGATCTCTACTTACTTCAATCTCTTTATAATATATATACCCATGTTTTTTTAATGTATTTATAGAACTCGATGTAGCACCTGAAAATTTTGTTATGTCCGCAATTGAAAGACACCCTGCCTCTTTCAATATTTCCAAAACCCTGATCTGCTGAATATTTTTTATCTTATTTCCGTTTATAGCTTCATCAATATCCTTGGGAGGTAATGCCAAGCAGGCTACCCTTATCTTCTTTTCCCTGGCTTTATTAATAAACTCTTCTTTTATTGCTATGAAACCTTCTTTTTCCATCTGACTAATGTATTTACTGAAGGTAGTCTTGTTAATATGGGCAGACAGTTCATCCAAGCCACATTCACCGCCGTTTTCAGCAATAAAGTCAATTATTTCCTGAATAGTTTGATTTTTATGCTCTATATTCTTTTCAAGAACAACTGCTTTCACGCTCTTTACTCCTACTCCAGGCGGGAGCATGCATTTTAAAGCATCATGGAAAGTACATACGTATCTTTTTCTCATCCATCTGCTCAAGTTAATGGACCACTCATCCAACCACTTTATATCATCCAATACCTTTTTAATATACTTTAGCTTATATGAGATATCCAGTTCCTCAGCATCCCGAACAGCCATAACAAAGCCTTCTGCGTTCCTATTGGAAGCCCCGAACGGAACAATTACTCTGCTTCCGGCAAACACCTCTCCCATAAGGCTATCAGGCACAAGATATGTATACTCTTTATCAAAATCTCTTGATGAATCACTTAATATAACAAAAGCAATACGGTTCATCAAAATTCCTCTTTTCATAAGTAAAATCGACTCTTATTATAATATCATAATTTCCTGAGCATGACCAAAATCCCAAAGGGATTTGCAACATAGATTGTTGTCGCTAAACATTAAAAAAATTACCCGCTAACTCAGGTAATTTTTT containing:
- the priA gene encoding primosomal protein N', with amino-acid sequence MNRIAFVILSDSSRDFDKEYTYLVPDSLMGEVFAGSRVIVPFGASNRNAEGFVMAVRDAEELDISYKLKYIKKVLDDIKWLDEWSINLSRWMRKRYVCTFHDALKCMLPPGVGVKSVKAVVLEKNIEHKNQTIQEIIDFIAENGGECGLDELSAHINKTTFSKYISQMEKEGFIAIKEEFINKAREKKIRVACLALPPKDIDEAINGNKIKNIQQIRVLEILKEAGCLSIADITKFSGATSSSINTLKKHGYIYYKEIEVSRDPYVGRYYARTEAFQPTKEQALVLKDALDKIQRREFYEVLLHGVTGSGKTEVYLQLIKACFDRGMSSIVLVPEISLTPQMVERFKSRFGDEVAVLHSRLSAGQRYDQWRLIRDGKKRVVVGARSAVFAPLKNLGIIILDEEHESSYKSETTPKYQARDIARQRCVMSNALLLYGSATPAVETYFRAVNGEIGLYKMLERPNNAVLPKVEIIDMRNELNEGNRSMFSNRLSQEIKKNIELGQQTILFLNRRGHSSFVICRSCGFTMKCPNCSINLTYHANNERLICHYCGFTVKNPAICPKCNSKNIRHFGTGTQKIEEEARKVFNESSVIRMDMDTTSAKDSHEKILTDFKEKNINIMIGTQMIAKGHDFPNVTLVGVLAADSMLNLGDFRASEKTFQLITQVAGRAGRGQLLGRVIIQSYNTEDFSILTACKHDYIGFYKHEIMIREKLGYPPFTNIGVVIISGPDDKAASSSAKEAGDAITGQMDSVGCKPEIYGPMRAPLAYIKNKYRWRIIIKCNEIDKIIDGFTKLRDIYYKKFEKSCVEMSMDINPFNML